CGCTTGGCCAATAATCTTCATTTTGGGAACAATTCGCTTCTCCCGACTCTCCTTCGCGGAGCACTGTTTTTCCGGGGTTCGTGCTATCGTGCTATCGTCCGACGCCTCAGAAGCGAGAGAAACGCAATCGATTCAAATTCTCTTTTGCAAAAGTAACCGCGCGAGCGAAATCAGACTTCTCTATATTAATGCCGAACATTTATATGCACTCGATCTGACTTATCAATAACAGTAGAAAGTTTGTGACAAGTTATAAAAACACTTTGTGAACCGACAAAACTGTACATTCAGTGCATCCTTGATCACCTCCTGTCGTCCGTTCCTGCCAGGGTTGGCATCAATTGTCCAAGGTGGAAAAAACCCCCCGGTTTTTTCCACTTTTGTCCGCCCCGAAAGAAATGTATATGATGGACAAAATGGACAAAATTggacgaaattaaaaaaaacacaataaacTGAATAAACTCTCaggaaaaataaactttattaaatacaaataaaatataaatttttaaacacacagaatattacattaaacatatttactttgccagtatataattaacaaaattaaattttaaattgacctAACTggctaaattaaaataaaataaatgtttaaattaaaaaacgtcCATGTCTTCTTATAATCTCaggaaaaataaactttatgaaataaaagtaaaatgtaaatttttaacagaataaaataaacacatttacTTCGCGTCTTTGccagtatatgtataattaacgaaattaaattttaaattgacaactggctaaataaaagtaaaataaatttttaaattaaaaatcatccATGTCTTCTTTTTGACTAACAATCATATTGAGCATTCGTCGACTTGCAACAAGTTTTGACGCTTTTTCGATTCCTAGACGATTTCTTAGTTTGGTTTGTATTATTccaaaattggaaaatattctCTCTATGGAGGCTGACGAAGCAACACATTTTTGCAAATGTAAggaaaattcacaaaattttaaatttacagtatTGGTTTTTAAAAGAGCCTCCCACCATTGTATGGAACTTAGTTGTTCTCTCATTTGATCATGAAAAAAACTGTTCGGAAACGGAGATATTTTAAGCCGAAATTTTATAAGTAGTGGTAAAAAATCGGACGAAACTTCTTCAGAAAGCCACGTACGTCCTGCTTCCTCAAGTTCAGAATCTAGTTGTAAATCCAAATTTTTgggatttaataaaaaaccaaTAATATGGGCTGGGGTAATGCAATcgtcaaatctttttttaattaaatcattatatGAAAGCAGAACGTCATTTGTGgataattcttttaactttaaaaattcggTTAAAGTATCTGAAAGAGTGGCATTTTCtgactgtaatttatttaaGGCTGCTCGAATTGGTTTTAATTGAGTTATAAGCGACTTTACTTCTTTCATAAGACCAATGTTTTGAATAATAtcaactatatttttttcaatgctttCCTCGTGGTTTTCAgcaatttttagataaaaatcaCGGTTAATGACAAAAACCTCTAAACATTCTATAACACTGTTCCAGCGGGTTTCTCCTGGTAACTGTGGaatacgaaaattttgaaactcGGCTAAGAGACCTTTAGCTGCATGgttgtttctaaaatatttgcttaattCTACAACTtgtttaattatagttttaacattagaaagtttacaaatatcgccacataataaatttaaaaaatgcgccGCACAgccattaataataaaataaaagtcagATTCATTGTTAAGCTTCTTTTGGAGGTCACtgcgcatttttttcattttagcttCATTATCGGacacaaaactttttacagtaCATCCAAACCTATTTTCTGCTTCCATAATGTCTTTCACAGCCAAATCAAGACAATATTTACTCGTTTTTTGGTTAGAACCAGTttcataagatgacaaaaagaaagatttttcacCATCAGAGACACAACTTGCTATCACTGGTTCGTTATGGATAGCAGACCAACCGTCTTGTATCAGTGTAACCGATTTaccatttaaatgattttttgcgTCTTCCTGggttttgttataaattttatttaataattcgcCAGCTAGTTTTTTTCTGTTAGGTGGAGTGTATCCCGGTCTTAAATcacttatcatttttttaaaataaaaattttcagaatgtCGGAAAGGTACACCAGAAGAATAAAAGTAAGATGCTAAGGATAAATCGAGTTTTTGTTTATCAGTTTCGGTTGTTTTAAGTAAgaattgattcaatttttgttgttttagtTGTTGAATTTGTACTTGAACATCAGGATTCCTACGCTTTCGGCTAATATTGATTGCTGGATTATTAGAATCTTCAGTTTCTGAACCCGATGAACCCTCCGTTGAATCACATATATCTTCTTTTGCATCTTGTTTTTTAGTACATTTTTCAAAGTGCTTCCTTAATCGGCAAGCCTTATTACTTACTTCATTTTCGCACACCTGGCacttcaaaattgtttttgttcctttagttatttcataaaaatgttttctgattgaatctttttttctaCCAATTCTACCAAAGCCGGTGCCGCTAATTCTTGATTTCTGtttaaaaacaaagatattaaagtttctttaaataaaaatgaccctaacaaaaataaaaaagtcttcAGACATGTTTGTGAAATTGGCATATCATTTTCCAGCAAACAAAAGTAAAAGGGAGTTCTTGTCGCATGCAGTCGAGTTCTGTTCCTGGGGGTCACTTGTGTATCttgaaacgaggtgaaaattacaaaagtgaggaAATTTACTAGCGTACGATCTACGTAAAATCTACGATTTTATTTGTCGAAATCTAGTAAAATctgttcacttttgtaattttcacctcgtttcaaGATACACAATTGATCcccaggaactatagaacttgAACGCATGCGACAAGAACTcccttttatttttgatctgCTGGAAAAtgatatgctaacttcacagaCATCTTCCAGACTTCCAGACATGAATTGCCGTAGCCATAACATAAGACGTAGTACGTACCGTCCATACGTACTAATACGTAGACGTAacgtaagaattgaccaatcacattaAGAATTGTAACGCTGCATTTTTGAGTAGATATGATtttaattggtcaattcttacgtTACAGCTGCGGCAATACCTGTGTTGGAGGTCCTAAACCTGAACTCCTCTGATCCTAGAGGCTAGAGGCTCTTAAAGTTCCGAAGAATGTACTTACTTTTGAGTCAACAGAAATAATAGAAACAGAAGAAGTAGACGATGAATTGCCTAGCCCTGGCtcattttccattttaaaataattttaagcaaaaaataataagtaaaataattaaataatacttttcaccTTGgtaaacagaaataagaaatctaACCTAAAATACAGCACATGTGTCGTGTCTGTCGTGTGGCTAGAAAAAAAACGAAGTTGCAACATTGGTGTTAATCGATATGTCTCATTCATCGATTTCTGTTTTACCGACTTTATTTCGTCCATTTCGTTCATTTTGTCCATTTTGTCCATTTTCTTCCAGTGCcccgaaaaaaatgaaaaaaagtggaCAAAATGCCAACCCTGGTTCCTGCACTCGAGCGCCGCATCGCTCAGTTCTCTTGTTCGCGTGTGTCGTCGTCGctctctcgcgctctctctctctctccttgtcGTTCGCGATACGGCTGTCTTTCGCGCTCTCAACGCTCGCTAGCAGTATCGCACGAATTCAAAATTCACAGCTCCCGCGTTCTCTCTCTGACAAAAACCGGCTTCCAGTGCTCGTTCGTCAAATCCTAAATCAACGAAACCGCGTCCACTGAACAATAAGATTGTTCTGatcgaaatattatattttacgtttcggcgaaaaaaatgtgaaaaaatttgaaaaaaatttttcataagtttacataattacttacaaattgttaacataaaaaattatgagaactttataaagaattataaaaaaagtatttactaGAGAAAGCTGTGCATggtttgttatattatttctgaagttctttaaaataaagtactttaaagataatatttaaattcaaaggattaaaagtattaaaaagttgtgataaaaattgtgtggatgTTAAATATACTTAGTATTttttctacgtttctatttactacttttatttattaatctaattaataaataaaagtagtaatCTTAGtactaaatttaatataactaacCATGCACAGCATTCcctaataaaaacttttctcataatttttatataaaattcttataattttttatgttaacaattaattatgtgaacttataaaaaatttttataagttattaagtaattatgtgaacttataaaaaatttttttcaaattttcttacatttttttcaccaaaacgtaaaatataatatcccAATCAGAATGATCctattataaattctgaaaaattgttcagattatctaatatttcttaacactttttccaaataatatgaaataataaatttcatagtttctcagaatgattgcatgtgaaattatgtaaaattctttagattgtctaatattttcttacattttttttcaacaaaaaataaaaaattttaaacttctcaaaacgattccataattataaaaaattctttataatttatcatattttttccaaaaacatccctggt
The window above is part of the Solenopsis invicta isolate M01_SB chromosome 8, UNIL_Sinv_3.0, whole genome shotgun sequence genome. Proteins encoded here:
- the LOC120358426 gene encoding uncharacterized protein LOC120358426, encoding MENEPGLGNSSSTSSVSIISVDSKKSRISGTGFGRIGRKKDSIRKHFYEITKGTKTILKCQVCENEVSNKACRLRKHFEKCTKKQDAKEDICDSTEGSSGSETEDSNNPAINISRKRRNPDVQVQIQQLKQQKLNQFLLKTTETDKQKLDLSLASYFYSSGVPFRHSENFYFKKMISDLRPGYTPPNRKKLAGELLNKIYNKTQEDAKNHLNGKSVTLIQDGWSAIHNEPVIASCVSDGEKSFFLSSYETGSNQKTSKYCLDLAVKDIMEAENRFGCTVKSFVSDNEAKMKKMRSDLQKKLNNESDFYFIINGCAAHFLNLLCGDICKLSNVKTIIKQVVELSKYFRNNHAAKGLLAEFQNFRIPQLPGETRWNSVIECLEVFVINRDFYLKIAENHEESIEKNIVDIIQNIGLMKEVKSLITQLKPIRAALNKLQSENATLSDTLTEFLKLKELSTNDVLLSYNDLIKKRFDDCITPAHIIGFLLNPKNLDLQLDSELEEAGRTWLSEEVSSDFLPLLIKFRLKISPFPNSFFHDQMREQLSSIQWWEALLKTNTVNLKFCEFSLHLQKCVASSASIERIFSNFGIIQTKLRNRLGIEKASKLVASRRMLNMIVSQKEDMDDF